One window from the genome of Alkalihalobacillus sp. LMS6 encodes:
- a CDS encoding phage holin, which translates to MKQNITSGTVTRFVVLLVALVNSGLSMAGLSPLPFDEQGLATFIDLGFLGAASLWAFWKDNDVTPEARAQKKVKAKK; encoded by the coding sequence ATGAAACAGAATATCACATCAGGCACGGTGACGCGTTTCGTCGTGTTATTAGTTGCGCTCGTAAATAGCGGGCTATCAATGGCGGGGTTGTCTCCGCTACCATTCGACGAGCAAGGATTGGCTACGTTTATCGACCTCGGATTCCTCGGAGCCGCATCGCTATGGGCGTTTTGGAAAGATAACGATGTGACGCCGGAAGCACGCGCGCAGAAGAAAGTAAAGGCGAAGAAGTAG
- the ilvN gene encoding acetolactate synthase small subunit yields the protein MKRTITVLVQNRSGVLNRITGLFARRQYNIDSITVGVTDNPTVSRMTFVVVADAMENIEQVMKQLHKQVDVLKVKDVTDEATVSRELALVKISATAEQRAEIGSLAETFRAQMIDVGRDSLTLQVTGHTDKVEAFIELIKTYGIHEIARTGVTAINRSVKSQTEASRLTLIH from the coding sequence ATGAAACGGACGATAACGGTTCTCGTTCAAAATCGCTCAGGTGTATTGAACCGCATTACCGGTCTTTTTGCTCGAAGGCAATACAATATTGACAGCATTACAGTCGGCGTAACCGATAACCCAACCGTTTCGCGAATGACATTTGTTGTTGTAGCGGATGCAATGGAAAACATTGAACAAGTGATGAAGCAACTTCATAAGCAAGTGGATGTTTTAAAGGTAAAAGATGTAACGGACGAAGCAACAGTATCTAGGGAACTTGCATTAGTGAAAATTTCCGCAACTGCTGAGCAAAGAGCAGAAATTGGCTCTTTAGCTGAAACCTTCCGTGCACAAATGATTGATGTTGGAAGAGACTCGCTAACTTTGCAAGTTACTGGACATACAGACAAGGTAGAGGCTTTTATTGAATTAATCAAAACATACGGCATCCATGAAATTGCACGAACAGGTGTAACAGCTATCAATCGAAGCGTGAAATCACAAACAGAGGCATCTCGTTTAACACTTATTCATTAA
- the ilvB gene encoding biosynthetic-type acetolactate synthase large subunit, which yields MLHASEQTEEKNKNLQEKSGPCSGAEILLRSLAKENVDVIFGYPGGAILPTYDEIYKLGINHILARHEQGAIHAAEGYARVTGKPGVCIVTSGPGATNVVTGIADAMIDSLPLVVITGQVGTKVIGTDAFQEADMLGITMPITKHNYQVRSVEELSQTVKEAFHIAQSGRPGPVLIDLPKDISQQETLFSYNKPVYLPGYQPNARPNKQQIRKVLESIQTAKKPVLLTGAGVLHAGAAEELTAFVEETNIPLVSTLLGLGSYPGNNQNHLGMAGMHGTYAANMALHEADFLLNIGSRFDDRLTGVLEHFAPDAKIAHIDIDPAEIGKNIHVDIPVVGDAKAALTLLLKGNLGSLSQHDKWREQTQRWKKDYPLWYKLDKETIKPQELIEKLYEETEGEAIVTTDVGQHQMWAAQFFSFNKPNRWVTSGGLGTMGFGFPAAIGAQIAEPELPVIAITGDAGFQMTLQEMSILQELQLPVKIVIVNNASLGMVRQWQQLFHGERYSHSLFPIQPNFTKLAEAYDIKAIKVDKRSKLGDAIKDTFNHQGPVLLEVCVAQEENVYPMICPGQGHHCMEGVEPL from the coding sequence ATGCTACATGCAAGTGAACAAACAGAAGAGAAAAATAAGAATTTGCAGGAGAAAAGCGGCCCGTGCAGTGGCGCTGAAATTTTGCTAAGGTCGTTAGCGAAAGAAAACGTCGACGTGATTTTTGGTTATCCTGGAGGGGCAATCCTTCCTACCTATGATGAGATTTATAAGCTAGGTATTAACCATATTCTAGCGCGTCATGAACAAGGTGCGATACACGCGGCAGAAGGGTATGCACGGGTAACAGGCAAGCCAGGTGTTTGCATCGTTACATCAGGGCCGGGGGCAACAAATGTCGTAACCGGCATTGCAGATGCAATGATCGATTCGTTGCCATTAGTTGTGATTACCGGTCAAGTTGGAACAAAAGTTATTGGAACCGATGCTTTTCAAGAAGCGGATATGCTCGGAATTACAATGCCAATCACAAAACATAACTACCAAGTTCGTTCTGTAGAGGAGCTATCGCAAACGGTAAAAGAAGCATTTCATATCGCTCAAAGTGGTCGACCAGGACCAGTTTTGATTGACTTGCCAAAAGATATCTCCCAACAAGAGACGTTGTTTTCTTATAATAAACCTGTTTACTTACCTGGTTATCAACCAAACGCCAGACCTAATAAGCAGCAAATTCGAAAGGTTCTGGAATCTATTCAGACAGCTAAAAAACCTGTTTTGCTTACTGGTGCAGGTGTCCTACACGCCGGAGCTGCTGAAGAACTAACCGCTTTCGTTGAAGAAACGAATATTCCGCTTGTATCAACATTACTTGGTTTAGGTTCTTACCCGGGAAATAATCAGAATCACTTAGGGATGGCTGGCATGCACGGAACGTATGCGGCGAATATGGCGCTCCATGAAGCAGATTTTCTTTTAAATATTGGTTCACGATTTGATGATCGCCTGACTGGGGTTTTAGAACATTTTGCTCCAGATGCTAAGATCGCACACATTGATATTGATCCTGCTGAGATTGGAAAAAATATTCATGTTGATATTCCAGTTGTAGGCGATGCTAAGGCAGCTTTAACGTTGTTGCTAAAAGGCAACCTTGGCTCCCTTTCACAGCATGATAAGTGGCGTGAACAAACGCAACGGTGGAAGAAGGACTATCCACTCTGGTATAAGCTCGATAAAGAAACGATAAAACCACAAGAGCTTATTGAAAAATTGTACGAAGAAACCGAGGGAGAAGCAATTGTTACAACAGATGTTGGTCAACATCAAATGTGGGCGGCGCAATTTTTTTCCTTTAACAAACCTAATCGCTGGGTCACTTCTGGAGGGCTCGGGACAATGGGCTTCGGTTTCCCTGCGGCGATTGGCGCACAAATTGCTGAACCAGAGCTACCAGTCATTGCGATTACGGGGGATGCTGGGTTTCAAATGACACTCCAAGAAATGTCGATCTTACAGGAGTTGCAGCTTCCGGTGAAAATCGTCATCGTAAACAATGCATCACTCGGAATGGTTCGGCAATGGCAACAACTTTTCCATGGTGAAAGGTATTCTCATTCTCTTTTTCCGATTCAACCAAACTTCACCAAATTAGCAGAAGCTTATGACATCAAAGCAATAAAAGTTGACAAACGGTCAAAATTAGGAGATGCCATTAAAGATACGTTTAACCATCAAGGTCCTGTTTTGCTCGAAGTGTGTGTCGCACAAGAAGAAAATGTTTACCCAATGATTTGTCCAGGGCAAGGTCATCATTGTATGGAGGGAGTTGAGCCACTATGA
- a CDS encoding 2-isopropylmalate synthase, with protein sequence MGKVNIFDTTLRDGEQSPGINLNHREKLDIAFQLERLGVDIIEAGFPASSKGDFQSVKEIATQIKASSVTGLARSKESDIDACWEALKASAEPRIHVFLATSPIHMQYKLKLTPEQVIEQAVESVKYAAKRFPHVQFSAEDASRSDWGFLAKIIEATIDAGASVINLPDTVGYTMPKEISELFEYISQTVPNIDRAILSTHNHDDLGMGVANSLAAIQGGARQVECTINGIGERAGNASLEEIAVGLHIRSDYYETGTNIQLNELKRTSALVSRYTSMPIPKNKAVVGSNAFAHESGIHQDGMLKHKETYEIITPELVGATSSNPLGKHSGRHAFQEKMKALGFKGSSEELITLFNAFKTLADKKKMVTEDDLYALMIDQGDEDQEHQYKLEALQVSYGTNQTPTATIKLKHVKGSEYTEASTGSGSVEAIYNTLAKLTDFHYRLKDYRIQSITEGEDALAEVHVNLSKNDRSHSGRGVANDVLEASAKAYIHAVNRFSHEEKRLQEPSTSTVG encoded by the coding sequence ATGGGCAAAGTTAATATTTTTGATACGACTTTGCGAGATGGAGAGCAATCTCCAGGGATTAATCTTAATCACAGAGAGAAGCTGGATATTGCGTTTCAGTTAGAGCGTCTGGGAGTAGATATTATTGAGGCTGGGTTTCCAGCCTCCTCAAAAGGGGATTTCCAGTCGGTTAAAGAGATCGCTACACAAATTAAAGCCTCATCGGTAACAGGTTTAGCTCGTTCGAAGGAAAGCGACATTGATGCATGTTGGGAAGCGCTGAAGGCAAGTGCTGAACCAAGAATTCACGTATTCCTTGCGACCTCTCCTATTCACATGCAATACAAGCTGAAATTAACGCCAGAACAAGTGATTGAACAGGCGGTAGAAAGCGTCAAGTATGCAGCAAAGAGATTCCCACACGTTCAATTTTCAGCAGAAGATGCAAGTCGTTCTGACTGGGGGTTTTTAGCAAAAATAATCGAAGCAACGATTGACGCGGGTGCTTCGGTTATTAATCTACCAGATACAGTTGGGTATACGATGCCAAAGGAAATATCCGAATTATTTGAATATATTAGCCAGACTGTACCAAATATAGATCGAGCCATCCTTTCGACCCATAATCATGATGATCTAGGTATGGGTGTGGCGAATTCATTAGCTGCTATTCAAGGTGGGGCGCGACAAGTCGAATGTACCATAAACGGGATTGGTGAACGGGCAGGAAATGCTTCACTTGAAGAGATTGCCGTCGGGTTACACATTCGTTCTGATTACTATGAAACAGGGACGAATATCCAGCTTAATGAATTGAAGCGAACAAGTGCCTTAGTAAGTCGGTACACATCCATGCCTATTCCAAAAAATAAAGCTGTTGTTGGGTCAAATGCGTTTGCGCATGAATCAGGTATTCATCAAGACGGAATGTTGAAGCATAAAGAAACCTATGAAATTATTACGCCAGAATTAGTAGGAGCAACGTCTTCAAATCCACTTGGAAAACATTCTGGACGACACGCGTTTCAAGAAAAAATGAAGGCGCTTGGTTTTAAAGGATCTTCTGAAGAATTGATCACGCTTTTTAACGCGTTTAAAACGTTAGCAGATAAAAAGAAGATGGTTACGGAAGATGATTTATATGCGCTAATGATTGATCAAGGCGACGAGGATCAAGAACATCAGTACAAACTTGAAGCGCTACAAGTTTCTTATGGAACGAATCAAACACCAACTGCAACGATAAAATTAAAGCACGTCAAAGGAAGCGAATATACAGAGGCGAGCACAGGGTCAGGCAGTGTAGAAGCCATTTACAATACACTAGCCAAATTGACCGATTTTCATTATCGATTGAAAGACTATCGGATTCAATCCATTACAGAGGGAGAAGATGCGCTAGCTGAAGTACACGTTAATCTATCAAAAAACGATCGATCTCATTCAGGTCGAGGCGTCGCCAATGATGTATTAGAAGCATCAGCAAAAGCGTACATTCACGCTGTAAATCGATTTTCACATGAAGAAAAACGACTACAAGAACCATCGACTTCAACAGTAGGCTAG
- the ilvD gene encoding dihydroxy-acid dehydratase, with product MRSDMIKKGIDRAPHRSLLRAAGVSEEDMDKPFIGVCNSYIDIIPGHMHLNKFAEVAKQAIIDAGGIPFEFNTIGVDDGIAMGHIGMRYSLPSREIICDAAETVINAHWFDGVFYIPNCDKITPGMLMASVRTNVPSVFVSGGPMEAGRTKDGQSLSLVSVFEGVGAFSSGKLTRDELLEIEQQACPTCGSCSGMFTANSMNSLMEMLGLALPGNGTLVATSQARHDLIKDAAKHLMNLIEKDIRPRDIVTEETIDDAFALDMAMGGSTNTVLHTLAIANEAEIEYDMTRINEVAERVPYLCKVSPASDYSMDDVHKAGGVASIIKELIHMGAIKGERLTITGQSLYDTVAHAEITNTDVIRTRETAYSPVGGLSILYGNIAPDGAVIKVGAVDPSIKIFEGEAICFNSQEEAQEQINKGMVTEGQVVIIRYEGPKGGPGMPEMLAPTSAIQGRGLGTKVALMTDGRFSGASRGISIGHISPEAAEGGPIAFVADGDQITINLIDRTIHWDVADEELARRREGWIEPEPKVKKGYLARYSKLVTSANTGGIMKI from the coding sequence ATGAGAAGCGACATGATCAAGAAAGGAATTGATCGCGCACCTCATAGGAGTCTTCTTCGTGCGGCTGGTGTAAGTGAAGAAGATATGGATAAACCTTTTATCGGGGTTTGCAATTCATATATTGACATTATACCTGGGCACATGCATCTCAATAAGTTTGCAGAAGTAGCAAAGCAAGCCATTATTGATGCCGGAGGGATTCCGTTTGAATTTAATACAATAGGTGTAGATGATGGGATTGCAATGGGGCATATTGGGATGAGGTATTCATTACCAAGTCGAGAAATCATTTGTGATGCGGCAGAAACTGTTATTAATGCACATTGGTTTGATGGTGTTTTTTATATTCCAAACTGCGACAAAATTACGCCAGGTATGCTTATGGCATCAGTTAGAACGAATGTACCCTCGGTTTTTGTATCAGGTGGTCCGATGGAGGCAGGAAGAACAAAAGATGGGCAAAGCCTTTCACTTGTTTCTGTCTTTGAAGGCGTAGGCGCATTTTCGTCAGGAAAACTGACAAGAGACGAATTGCTTGAAATCGAACAGCAAGCATGTCCGACATGTGGTTCTTGTTCAGGAATGTTTACAGCAAATTCTATGAATTCTTTAATGGAAATGTTAGGCCTTGCGTTGCCTGGAAATGGTACGCTCGTTGCTACTTCACAAGCACGCCATGACTTAATTAAAGATGCGGCTAAGCACCTCATGAATTTAATTGAAAAAGATATTCGTCCACGAGACATTGTCACAGAGGAAACGATTGATGATGCATTTGCATTAGATATGGCGATGGGTGGCTCAACGAACACCGTGCTCCACACACTAGCCATTGCGAATGAAGCTGAAATTGAATACGACATGACGCGAATTAATGAAGTGGCAGAACGGGTACCTTATCTTTGTAAGGTAAGTCCAGCCTCTGATTATTCAATGGACGATGTTCATAAAGCTGGTGGCGTTGCGTCTATTATAAAAGAATTAATCCACATGGGTGCGATTAAAGGAGAACGGTTAACGATAACTGGTCAATCTCTTTACGATACCGTTGCCCATGCAGAAATTACAAATACAGATGTCATACGAACTCGTGAAACGGCATATAGTCCGGTAGGTGGCTTGTCTATCTTATATGGCAATATTGCTCCAGATGGTGCTGTTATAAAAGTCGGAGCCGTTGATCCGTCAATCAAAATCTTTGAGGGTGAAGCGATCTGCTTTAACTCACAAGAAGAAGCGCAGGAACAAATTAATAAAGGCATGGTTACAGAAGGGCAAGTTGTCATTATTCGATATGAAGGCCCTAAAGGTGGACCGGGTATGCCGGAAATGTTAGCGCCGACTTCTGCAATTCAAGGACGGGGCTTAGGTACAAAAGTAGCGTTAATGACAGACGGTCGCTTTTCAGGTGCTTCTAGAGGGATTTCAATTGGTCATATTTCGCCTGAAGCTGCTGAAGGAGGCCCAATAGCCTTTGTCGCAGACGGTGATCAAATTACAATTAATCTCATTGACCGCACGATTCATTGGGACGTGGCAGATGAAGAACTAGCTCGTCGACGAGAAGGCTGGATTGAACCAGAACCGAAAGTGAAAAAAGGCTATCTTGCTCGTTATTCAAAACTTGTTACGTCCGCCAATACAGGCGGTATTATGAAAATTTAA
- the cynS gene encoding cyanase, whose translation MEQRTYQRFQKEEATDAILLAKREKGFTYDDLAAATNLHPVYIASAIMGQNTLNKEEADALVKCLELDDSISDTLQLYPTKGSLDQTIPTDPLIYRFHEIIQVYGTTFKEVIQEKMGDGIMSAIDFTLDIEKEENPKGDRVVVTMNGKFLPYNKW comes from the coding sequence GTGGAGCAAAGAACGTATCAACGCTTTCAAAAAGAAGAAGCAACAGATGCCATTTTATTAGCAAAAAGAGAAAAAGGATTCACCTATGATGATTTAGCGGCAGCAACAAACCTTCATCCCGTATATATCGCCTCTGCAATTATGGGACAAAACACGTTAAACAAAGAAGAAGCGGATGCATTGGTAAAATGCTTAGAATTAGATGATTCCATCTCGGACACTCTTCAACTTTATCCTACAAAGGGGTCGCTCGACCAAACGATCCCCACCGATCCGCTTATTTATCGATTCCATGAAATTATTCAAGTATACGGAACGACTTTTAAAGAAGTCATACAAGAAAAAATGGGTGATGGCATCATGAGTGCCATTGATTTCACACTTGATATTGAAAAGGAAGAAAATCCAAAAGGTGATCGAGTTGTTGTCACAATGAATGGAAAATTCCTCCCCTATAATAAGTGGTAA
- a CDS encoding CatB-related O-acetyltransferase: MFFLNDHPNLQGFDIGSFSYGSPIDLLHLVPEVTLKIGKYCSFAAGIRILLGADHQVGWVTTYPFNVLYPDIAKTNEHPTSKGNIIIGNDVWVASGAVILSGVTIGDGAIIAANAVVTKNVAPYTIVAGNPAKQISERFTEEQRQNLLTIQWWHWPDDEVKQISPLLQSNRLDELFLYAKNRHD, translated from the coding sequence ATGTTTTTTTTAAATGACCACCCAAATTTACAAGGCTTTGACATCGGTTCTTTTTCATACGGGTCCCCTATCGATCTTCTTCACCTCGTTCCAGAAGTTACGTTAAAAATAGGAAAATATTGTTCTTTCGCCGCCGGTATTCGAATTCTTTTAGGTGCTGATCACCAAGTAGGCTGGGTGACGACTTATCCATTTAACGTTCTTTATCCTGATATAGCAAAAACAAATGAGCACCCAACAAGTAAAGGGAATATTATCATTGGCAATGATGTTTGGGTAGCGAGCGGCGCTGTTATTTTATCCGGGGTTACCATTGGAGACGGAGCCATTATTGCAGCCAATGCTGTTGTGACAAAAAATGTAGCCCCATATACGATCGTTGCTGGAAACCCCGCTAAACAGATTAGCGAACGCTTTACTGAGGAACAACGACAGAATCTTTTAACCATTCAATGGTGGCATTGGCCAGATGACGAAGTAAAACAAATTTCCCCTCTTTTGCAATCAAACCGATTGGATGAACTATTTTTATACGCTAAAAATCGACATGATTAA
- a CDS encoding FtsK/SpoIIIE domain-containing protein, translated as MFTRKQIATRKLNKTFRAGGLHLTYRNGQTTQIIMPKIHAVDILEAGVRYVFTVPLGLNPADVENKRWLFEAQFGEHVELTRDNKTFKLSVYSADLPASLTYNYTDIASSAANHRLPIVCGVGRAGKYVSYDMTEHPHLLIAGTTGSGKSTQLRAVLTTLIATQNPTDLTLYLADLKRSEFHAFKRIEHVATVCTTIDALAGVLDELDAELKRRGDLLDRHEETHTHDLPAEVRPPNIVLCIDEVVLLKNERDLMRVVEDISSIGRALGVFLILSMQRGDAKVLDGKLKNNLTVRMGFRHTDRLNANITGTPGAESISRGTPGRLLLKLDDLTELQSPYLTLPKARELLAPHKREVEPEEVRAATEVKAVEPATPLSIFDVLDGGTGDEET; from the coding sequence ATGTTTACTAGGAAACAAATCGCAACACGTAAGCTAAATAAAACGTTTCGCGCCGGCGGTTTACATTTAACGTACCGCAACGGTCAGACAACGCAAATCATCATGCCGAAGATTCACGCGGTCGATATCCTCGAAGCAGGCGTCCGTTACGTCTTTACGGTACCTCTCGGCTTGAACCCGGCGGACGTCGAAAACAAACGATGGCTATTCGAGGCACAATTCGGCGAGCACGTAGAATTAACCCGCGACAACAAAACGTTTAAGCTGTCCGTTTATAGCGCAGACCTCCCCGCCTCCCTCACGTATAACTATACGGATATAGCTTCTTCCGCGGCTAACCATCGCTTGCCTATCGTCTGTGGCGTAGGTCGCGCGGGCAAGTACGTCAGCTACGATATGACGGAGCACCCGCATCTTTTAATCGCAGGTACGACGGGTAGCGGTAAGTCAACGCAACTACGCGCGGTACTAACGACGTTAATCGCGACGCAAAATCCCACCGACCTCACGCTGTACCTAGCGGACTTAAAACGGTCAGAGTTCCACGCGTTTAAACGGATTGAGCACGTCGCGACCGTGTGTACGACGATCGACGCTTTGGCTGGCGTATTAGACGAACTCGACGCGGAGTTAAAGCGCAGAGGCGACCTGCTCGACCGGCACGAAGAAACGCACACGCACGACTTGCCCGCGGAAGTACGCCCGCCTAATATCGTGCTCTGTATCGACGAGGTGGTGCTGCTTAAAAATGAGCGTGACCTTATGCGCGTGGTCGAAGATATATCGTCCATCGGGCGAGCGTTAGGCGTGTTTCTCATCCTTTCGATGCAGCGAGGCGACGCGAAGGTACTCGACGGCAAGCTTAAAAATAACTTAACCGTGCGCATGGGCTTCCGGCATACTGATCGCCTCAACGCGAATATAACGGGGACGCCCGGCGCGGAGTCGATAAGCCGAGGCACGCCCGGTCGATTGCTCCTCAAACTCGATGACCTGACTGAGCTACAATCGCCGTATTTAACGCTGCCGAAAGCGCGGGAATTGTTGGCGCCTCATAAACGCGAAGTCGAGCCGGAAGAAGTACGCGCGGCAACCGAAGTTAAGGCTGTTGAGCCCGCGACTCCCCTTTCGATCTTTGACGTACTAGACGGAGGTACGGGCGATGAAGAAACGTGA
- a CDS encoding replication-relaxation family protein, with translation MKKRDLAIINDLRRFRVLRRDDIADLYFRELKQPVTSANFVLKRLRRDGQITAITDRQPYVYTCADSGIKRDSAKIPHFLRIAECYRALRDVQAPRIFEVEPKLGAKGTVEPDAFALWRGAPFYIEIQRSVYSAKTFDAKLNRYVDYYNEGKWREESWQPKGKAPIFPYVWVITDVEYAVGSLPFRVIQTKDFRLN, from the coding sequence ATGAAGAAACGTGATTTGGCGATCATTAACGACCTCCGCCGGTTTCGTGTCCTTCGCCGCGACGATATAGCCGACCTGTATTTCCGCGAGTTAAAACAGCCGGTAACGAGCGCTAACTTCGTGCTCAAACGACTACGACGCGACGGGCAGATCACAGCGATAACCGACCGACAGCCTTACGTATATACTTGCGCGGATAGCGGCATAAAACGGGATAGCGCGAAGATACCGCATTTTCTACGTATCGCCGAGTGTTACCGCGCGTTAAGAGACGTACAGGCGCCGCGGATATTCGAGGTGGAACCGAAGCTTGGCGCTAAAGGGACGGTAGAGCCGGACGCCTTCGCCCTGTGGCGCGGGGCTCCGTTTTACATCGAGATACAGCGGTCGGTCTATAGCGCGAAAACGTTTGACGCGAAGCTTAACCGGTACGTCGACTATTATAATGAAGGAAAATGGCGAGAAGAATCGTGGCAGCCGAAAGGTAAGGCGCCGATATTTCCGTATGTATGGGTGATTACCGATGTGGAATACGCGGTGGGGTCGTTACCCTTCCGCGTGATACAGACGAAGGATTTCCGATTAAACTAA
- the ilvC gene encoding ketol-acid reductoisomerase: MAKVYYNGDVNEGFLHEKTVAVIGYGSQGHAHAQNLKESGVDVIVGLRQGNSWEKAKEDGFNVYSVQEAAEKAEVIMVLLPDEQQPDVYKESIEKELTAGKALVFAHGFNIHFNQIVPPSHVDVFLVAPKGPGHLVRRTFTEGAGVPALIAVQQDATGEAKNLALAYAKQIGAARAGVLETSFKEETETDLFGEQAVLCGGTSALVKAGFETLVEAGYQPEIAYFECLHELKLIVDLMYEGGLEYMRYSISDTAQWGDFQAGPRIVTDETKKEMRAILDDIQKGKFAKGWILENKLNRPEYNAINTAEANHPLEVVGRELREMMPFVKQSKSKKGAVGHGQS; encoded by the coding sequence ATGGCAAAAGTTTATTACAATGGTGACGTGAATGAAGGGTTTTTACATGAAAAGACGGTTGCGGTTATTGGATATGGTTCTCAGGGACACGCACATGCGCAAAATTTAAAAGAATCCGGTGTAGATGTAATCGTTGGACTCCGTCAAGGAAACTCTTGGGAGAAGGCAAAGGAAGATGGTTTTAACGTTTATTCCGTACAAGAAGCGGCAGAAAAAGCGGAAGTCATCATGGTTCTATTACCAGATGAACAGCAGCCAGACGTCTATAAAGAATCAATTGAAAAGGAATTAACAGCAGGTAAAGCCCTAGTGTTTGCCCATGGTTTTAATATTCATTTTAATCAAATTGTTCCTCCAAGTCATGTAGATGTTTTCCTTGTAGCCCCTAAAGGACCGGGTCATTTAGTTCGCCGAACGTTTACAGAGGGAGCTGGTGTACCAGCATTGATCGCTGTTCAACAAGACGCAACTGGAGAAGCGAAGAATCTTGCGCTTGCTTATGCGAAACAGATTGGTGCAGCCCGAGCTGGTGTGCTAGAGACATCGTTTAAAGAAGAAACGGAGACAGATCTATTCGGAGAACAAGCGGTTCTTTGTGGCGGAACTTCCGCGCTTGTAAAAGCTGGATTTGAAACGCTCGTGGAGGCTGGGTATCAGCCAGAAATTGCTTATTTTGAATGTTTGCATGAACTAAAGCTCATTGTTGATTTGATGTATGAAGGTGGTCTAGAGTATATGCGCTATTCCATTTCAGATACAGCGCAATGGGGAGATTTCCAAGCAGGGCCACGCATTGTAACTGACGAAACGAAGAAAGAAATGCGTGCGATCTTAGATGATATTCAAAAAGGGAAATTTGCAAAAGGTTGGATTTTAGAGAATAAGCTAAATCGTCCTGAATACAACGCGATTAATACAGCAGAAGCGAATCATCCTCTTGAAGTGGTAGGACGCGAACTTCGAGAAATGATGCCATTTGTAAAACAATCTAAATCGAAAAAAGGAGCCGTTGGACATGGGCAAAGTTAA
- a CDS encoding helix-turn-helix transcriptional regulator, whose product MGLGKKRSKFGKWLDDRGISQQWVADKSGVGRTTISKLASDDNYDASFTTVRKILGAIKTIDERADVHDLFNI is encoded by the coding sequence ATGGGATTAGGTAAAAAGCGTTCTAAATTTGGGAAGTGGCTTGATGATCGGGGGATATCTCAACAGTGGGTCGCAGATAAAAGCGGAGTGGGGAGGACGACCATAAGCAAATTAGCCTCAGATGATAACTATGACGCATCATTTACAACAGTCAGGAAGATATTGGGTGCGATAAAAACTATAGATGAGCGAGCGGATGTACATGACTTGTTCAATATATAA
- a CDS encoding glycosyltransferase family protein encodes MISNTTISFISCVSNETLYKQCLAHIQQLSIPSGMSIETVPIYNATSMTAGYNEGMKKAKGTYKVYLHQDAFILNQSFLYDLLFLFHNNKKLGLFGVIGARQLPHHGMWWQSPYENKIGKIIEVRDTYTQTTCMETTYMYGKAACVDGLLMATQYDLSWPEEIRGWHFYDTAQCLHYSTHNYDVGIAHQPSPWVIHYCKTSTMEGYYEALPAFQKWRSLIDDSTKT; translated from the coding sequence ATGATTTCAAATACAACCATTAGCTTTATTAGTTGCGTGAGTAATGAAACGCTTTATAAACAATGCCTCGCTCATATTCAGCAACTCTCAATTCCCTCCGGTATGTCAATTGAAACCGTGCCTATCTATAACGCGACTAGCATGACAGCTGGGTATAATGAAGGTATGAAGAAAGCAAAAGGTACATACAAAGTGTACCTTCATCAAGATGCATTCATTCTAAATCAATCCTTTCTCTATGACCTTCTCTTTTTATTTCACAATAATAAAAAATTGGGATTATTCGGCGTCATTGGCGCTCGCCAGCTTCCACATCATGGCATGTGGTGGCAAAGTCCTTATGAAAATAAAATAGGGAAAATTATAGAAGTTCGTGATACGTATACGCAAACAACGTGTATGGAAACCACTTATATGTATGGAAAAGCGGCATGTGTTGACGGCCTGTTAATGGCTACCCAATATGATCTCTCTTGGCCAGAAGAGATCAGAGGTTGGCATTTTTACGATACGGCTCAATGCTTACATTATTCAACACACAATTACGATGTAGGCATTGCTCATCAACCGAGCCCTTGGGTCATTCATTATTGCAAAACCTCAACAATGGAAGGGTACTATGAAGCTCTACCCGCTTTTCAAAAATGGCGCAGTCTTATTGACGACTCTACAAAGACATAA